One stretch of Aigarchaeota archaeon DNA includes these proteins:
- a CDS encoding cyclase family protein, producing MFVLLSHKLNTSTPAYAGGPGLVLKPLKQIIKGDSSNSYLIEMPNHLGTHVDASRHFDPSGRSIADYGIESLIFRKPLLINVPKQDSELILVEDLETYKDRIAEADILLIKTGFQRFRSSDPERYSMHNPGLSSKAASYIVRNFPKLRALGLDTISLSSVDHREDGRLSHKILLSGRDFFIIEDMDLSELTESPKMVIVVPLFIEGVDSAPCVVLAEV from the coding sequence ATGTTCGTATTGCTATCGCATAAGCTCAACACTTCAACACCCGCATACGCTGGAGGACCGGGTCTTGTACTGAAGCCCTTGAAGCAGATAATCAAAGGAGACAGCAGCAATAGCTACTTAATAGAAATGCCGAACCATTTGGGAACGCACGTAGATGCATCTCGGCACTTCGATCCCTCTGGACGCTCAATAGCGGACTATGGGATAGAAAGCCTAATTTTTAGAAAACCACTGCTGATTAATGTACCAAAGCAAGATTCGGAGCTGATCTTAGTCGAAGATTTAGAGACGTATAAGGACAGGATCGCAGAAGCAGATATACTTCTAATAAAGACCGGTTTCCAAAGGTTTAGGTCGTCCGACCCCGAGAGGTACAGCATGCATAACCCAGGCCTCTCTTCTAAAGCCGCCAGCTATATCGTCAGAAACTTCCCAAAGCTTAGGGCCTTGGGTTTAGACACGATATCTTTGTCATCTGTTGATCATAGAGAAGATGGTAGGCTTTCGCACAAGATACTGCTGAGCGGTCGGGATTTCTTTATTATAGAGGACATGGACCTCTCCGAGCTTACTGAAAGCCCAAAGATGGTCATAGTCGTGCCGCTCTTTATAGAGGGCGTCGATAGCGCCCCTTGCGTCGTACTTGCCGAAGTATAG
- a CDS encoding alanine--tRNA ligase-related protein, whose protein sequence is MVSLAEVVFGLPETKKLYLDDSYKRDAESCVLRWVRETGRKGYVVVDETIMHPKSGAQPSDHGVLESAGIIFMVNKVMEYNGVIVHYGEINGGDFKEGMGVKMRINWERRYKIMRTHTAGHIVDYAVVTVYGRSFQSQSAMHDVGHGFQEYIGEYPGDLRERIEEVANSVVVLNKPVTAEYVNANELSKKVFGAPNLARLPRLDVYRVIVIEGINAIPCGGTHVKNTSEVGRIKIESIARVDNGFRINYRVLDG, encoded by the coding sequence ATGGTAAGCCTAGCCGAAGTCGTTTTTGGTCTGCCCGAGACAAAAAAGCTTTACCTCGATGACTCCTACAAAAGAGATGCGGAATCTTGCGTGTTACGTTGGGTAAGAGAAACGGGCAGAAAAGGCTACGTTGTCGTTGATGAAACTATAATGCATCCAAAGTCCGGAGCCCAACCGTCTGACCATGGTGTTTTGGAGTCCGCTGGCATCATTTTCATGGTAAACAAGGTCATGGAATACAACGGTGTTATCGTGCACTACGGAGAGATAAATGGTGGCGATTTTAAGGAGGGGATGGGCGTAAAGATGCGTATTAACTGGGAAAGAAGGTATAAAATAATGAGAACGCATACTGCCGGCCATATAGTTGATTATGCGGTTGTAACGGTCTATGGAAGATCCTTTCAGTCCCAGTCGGCGATGCACGATGTGGGACACGGTTTCCAAGAATACATCGGAGAATATCCTGGTGATTTGAGGGAAAGAATAGAAGAAGTTGCTAACAGTGTTGTGGTATTGAACAAGCCTGTCACCGCGGAGTACGTGAATGCCAATGAGTTAAGTAAGAAAGTTTTCGGCGCACCTAACCTGGCTAGGCTACCTCGTTTAGATGTCTATAGAGTAATAGTGATAGAAGGCATAAACGCGATACCATGTGGTGGAACCCACGTAAAGAATACGTCCGAGGTTGGACGCATAAAGATTGAGTCAATTGCACGTGTCGATAATGGTTTTAGGATAAATTACAGGGTTTTAGACGGTTAA
- a CDS encoding TIGR03557 family F420-dependent LLM class oxidoreductase, with the protein MRTLRLGYWAAQEQYDPIRLLDFAVRAEVAGFDIIATSDHFHPWRDTGGQAGFPWVWLASAAERTKRVQVGTAVTTPMFRYHPAIVAQAFATLDHMYPGRVFLTVGTGHAMNEKPLGFEWPGFEEKVARLEEAIKIILELWKGDFVNFEGKYYRLNNAKLYTKPKTKIPIYVASACPRVAKIAGRLCDGMLINPRGLEKYYEIVRAMEKAAIEAGRDPSSLVKSMEFKVSYDVDYDRALNSALFWASTAIPRDKREKLYDPRDLEANVGPEEVEKIKKTWLITTDPDDIFKELAEFLKLRLDIVYIHSASPDEEKFISILGRDVLPWMREFYEMLDKPIRKAAE; encoded by the coding sequence ATGAGGACGCTTAGGCTAGGTTATTGGGCAGCACAAGAGCAATACGACCCGATCCGTCTGCTGGACTTTGCAGTCAGGGCGGAAGTTGCAGGCTTTGACATAATAGCTACAAGCGACCACTTTCATCCATGGCGTGACACAGGTGGACAAGCAGGTTTTCCGTGGGTTTGGCTCGCATCAGCGGCAGAAAGGACAAAGAGAGTCCAAGTAGGTACTGCCGTAACCACGCCCATGTTCAGGTATCATCCGGCAATTGTTGCTCAGGCATTTGCAACACTAGACCACATGTATCCTGGCAGGGTGTTCTTGACGGTCGGTACAGGTCATGCGATGAACGAGAAGCCGTTAGGGTTCGAATGGCCAGGCTTTGAAGAAAAAGTCGCTAGGCTTGAGGAGGCTATCAAGATAATACTAGAGTTATGGAAGGGCGACTTTGTAAATTTCGAGGGAAAGTACTACAGACTGAATAACGCGAAACTATACACAAAGCCGAAGACGAAAATACCGATCTATGTCGCGTCAGCGTGCCCAAGGGTTGCGAAGATCGCCGGAAGGCTTTGCGATGGTATGTTGATAAACCCTAGGGGCCTCGAGAAATATTACGAGATAGTTCGTGCTATGGAGAAGGCTGCAATAGAAGCAGGAAGAGACCCCTCGTCACTCGTAAAGTCTATGGAATTCAAAGTCTCATACGACGTGGACTATGACAGAGCACTAAACTCGGCGCTCTTTTGGGCATCAACGGCCATACCCAGAGATAAACGGGAAAAGCTCTACGACCCGAGGGATCTGGAGGCTAACGTAGGTCCAGAGGAAGTGGAAAAAATCAAAAAAACGTGGCTCATAACGACGGACCCGGACGATATATTCAAGGAGCTCGCGGAATTCCTCAAGCTGAGGCTCGATATAGTCTACATACACAGCGCCAGTCCAGACGAGGAAAAGTTCATCAGCATTCTTGGAAGAGATGTACTGCCTTGGATGAGAGAATTCTATGAGATGTTAGATAAACCTATAAGAAAAGCTGCAGAGTAG
- a CDS encoding SIS domain-containing protein yields the protein MSQTISSLGYINRIFQNVELVDVTQQENFYYSLVKSGVIIPSAEGRSKGALSIVCSEMAKMRKGKIIVDRSDLGFPGRSISEAAPILKHRYGHVSLLINSGSGKSLMPLIDAQSMALYIEKTGDVKNFSIDVMTSDISSPIGKLGEKYGNVLIVKGREENKRAEGETREFQAHGILEDLFILGSMVVLYAMAEAMNDDKPAEKIRDYIRPLSAEIGSMVDDIVKSKFFDFLLNNLEERKACFFAGLGSGQEVARMTAVRVGHVKRAIGDHVYVAGESSTPAPRAGDILVVISQSGETEIVLSWCKNFKRLGGKLAAIVGTPGSTLQSIADESYVIKSERVPGKPSDFYVKAAFALSPLPIYLVSRIEERGLKLPEYILKWYHSVM from the coding sequence ATGTCCCAAACTATCAGTAGCTTGGGTTACATCAACCGGATATTCCAAAATGTAGAACTAGTCGATGTAACGCAGCAAGAGAACTTCTATTACAGCCTTGTGAAAAGCGGCGTGATAATACCGTCAGCTGAGGGGAGATCCAAGGGCGCGCTCAGCATAGTGTGCAGCGAGATGGCCAAAATGAGGAAGGGAAAGATAATCGTGGACAGAAGCGACCTCGGTTTTCCAGGCAGGAGTATTTCCGAGGCGGCACCAATCTTGAAACATAGATACGGTCATGTAAGCCTGCTGATAAACAGCGGTAGCGGCAAATCCCTCATGCCCCTCATAGATGCTCAAAGCATGGCCCTTTACATAGAAAAGACGGGTGACGTCAAAAACTTCAGCATAGACGTCATGACGTCGGACATCAGCTCACCAATAGGAAAGCTTGGTGAAAAATATGGAAATGTGCTCATAGTTAAGGGACGAGAAGAGAACAAGCGGGCAGAGGGTGAGACAAGGGAGTTCCAGGCGCATGGTATACTAGAGGACTTATTCATCTTGGGCAGCATGGTAGTGCTTTACGCCATGGCGGAGGCTATGAATGACGATAAGCCAGCTGAGAAAATACGAGATTACATACGTCCGCTTTCGGCAGAGATAGGCAGTATGGTAGATGACATCGTTAAATCAAAATTCTTTGACTTTCTGTTGAATAACCTAGAGGAGAGAAAGGCCTGCTTCTTTGCTGGTCTCGGTAGCGGTCAGGAGGTTGCCAGGATGACTGCTGTGAGGGTTGGACATGTTAAGAGGGCGATAGGTGATCACGTATACGTCGCGGGCGAATCAAGCACACCGGCTCCGAGAGCTGGCGACATTCTAGTAGTCATCTCTCAAAGCGGTGAGACCGAGATAGTCCTGAGTTGGTGTAAGAACTTCAAGAGGTTGGGCGGCAAGCTTGCTGCTATAGTTGGAACGCCTGGTTCGACGCTACAATCAATCGCCGATGAATCTTACGTGATAAAGAGCGAGAGGGTTCCTGGCAAGCCTAGCGACTTTTACGTCAAGGCCGCTTTCGCGCTCAGCCCCTTACCCATATACTTGGTTAGTCGCATCGAGGAGCGTGGCCTGAAGCTACCTGAATATATACTAAAATGGTATCACTCGGTGATGTGA
- a CDS encoding SDR family oxidoreductase, which yields MTHELSRTKLKNIILYVHDMPKGERFKNHVVLVVGASSGIGRATAEAFSREGAKTILSARSADKLESIAKALRFEGFEAYPFPSDVSVRRQAEELIDRVVQNFGTLDILVNSVGIYDTKRVTEADPADIEEVIRVNFFGPVYCTLRALKEMLKKGRGVIVNVSSVEGKKALKHPPGYVCSKFALTGFTDLLRQELYGTGIRVIGVYPGYVETPLIEKLNLPDGKATKPIPPEQVAAAILDAVEKCKVEVIIPNPISVKVFLMLNTLSPNIGDWFVRKYNLSGEF from the coding sequence GTGACGCATGAACTATCAAGGACAAAGCTCAAAAACATAATTTTATACGTACATGATATGCCAAAGGGTGAGCGATTCAAAAACCACGTCGTCCTCGTCGTTGGTGCATCTAGTGGAATAGGAAGGGCTACAGCAGAAGCCTTCTCGAGAGAAGGGGCGAAGACAATACTTTCTGCACGCTCCGCCGATAAGCTCGAATCTATAGCGAAAGCTCTCCGTTTTGAAGGGTTCGAGGCTTATCCTTTTCCATCAGACGTGAGCGTCAGGCGACAGGCAGAGGAACTCATAGACCGAGTAGTCCAAAATTTTGGAACTTTAGACATACTCGTAAATAGCGTCGGGATATACGACACGAAGAGGGTAACTGAGGCAGATCCAGCCGACATAGAAGAGGTCATTAGGGTAAACTTCTTCGGGCCAGTTTACTGCACACTAAGGGCGTTAAAGGAGATGCTGAAGAAGGGCAGGGGTGTTATAGTAAACGTATCGTCGGTTGAAGGTAAGAAGGCTCTAAAGCACCCTCCCGGTTACGTATGCAGTAAGTTTGCTCTCACAGGCTTTACAGACCTTCTCAGGCAGGAGCTATATGGGACAGGCATACGTGTCATAGGCGTCTACCCTGGATACGTCGAGACACCTTTGATAGAAAAATTGAACCTGCCTGATGGAAAAGCGACAAAACCCATTCCGCCAGAACAGGTAGCGGCAGCAATACTCGATGCCGTAGAAAAGTGTAAGGTTGAGGTCATAATACCCAACCCTATAAGCGTTAAAGTTTTCCTAATGTTAAACACACTCTCACCGAACATCGGCGATTGGTTCGTAAGAAAATACAACCTTTCAGGAGAATTTTAA
- a CDS encoding TlpA family protein disulfide reductase, giving the protein MILGLFVVFAVWSVSGILAAIVGLPNLAAKESGLDCLCSPVLVRLFGYYVSFGRLDVNLSFFVPTIVLGASLLTIYVSNKEGFQTKLKRTVIISLIVSFIGILSVIAMVYLGGELGPISQPREQRYLQVEFELLNGEIVTLSNFKGKPLLLEIMSPWCKYCGMQAYELKKIVENYGDTLNVISVCAASGATAKDVALFNEEHGVSWQTGIDPEGRFLKVFGVPGYPYLVLMDKDGNIVRVFVGLTSAETIGKYVEELISQ; this is encoded by the coding sequence TTGATCCTTGGTTTGTTCGTAGTGTTTGCTGTATGGTCCGTGTCCGGTATATTGGCGGCGATCGTTGGTCTTCCGAACCTCGCAGCGAAAGAGAGCGGCCTTGATTGTCTTTGCAGTCCTGTACTCGTCAGACTTTTTGGATATTATGTTAGTTTTGGTAGGCTAGACGTTAACCTAAGTTTTTTTGTTCCGACGATAGTTTTGGGCGCGTCACTCTTAACGATTTATGTTTCTAATAAGGAGGGCTTTCAAACCAAGCTAAAACGTACTGTGATTATATCATTGATCGTTTCGTTCATCGGTATCTTAAGTGTGATCGCTATGGTATACCTTGGTGGAGAGTTAGGACCCATTAGCCAGCCCCGCGAACAACGATATCTTCAAGTAGAGTTTGAGCTCCTGAACGGCGAGATTGTGACCTTATCGAACTTTAAAGGCAAGCCCCTGCTATTGGAGATCATGTCGCCTTGGTGCAAGTATTGCGGCATGCAGGCCTATGAATTAAAGAAAATTGTGGAAAATTATGGTGACACTCTCAACGTAATCTCAGTATGCGCAGCCAGTGGTGCGACGGCGAAGGACGTTGCACTCTTTAACGAAGAACATGGTGTTTCTTGGCAAACGGGAATAGACCCCGAAGGTAGGTTCCTAAAAGTTTTTGGAGTACCTGGATATCCATACCTAGTGTTGATGGATAAGGACGGGAACATAGTTAGGGTATTCGTGGGATTAACGAGTGCAGAAACTATCGGAAAGTATGTCGAAGAACTTATCAGTCAGTGA